Proteins found in one Herbiconiux sp. A18JL235 genomic segment:
- a CDS encoding alpha/beta fold hydrolase encodes MTAPTVVLVHGAFAESASWNGVIAALRDEGVSAIATPNALRSVATDADNVRRAVEAVGGPVVLVGHSYGGAVISEAAVGSDAVTGLVYVSAFSPDHGETALELSNRYPGSTLGETVRPIPLGDGSNDLIVDRELFPGQFCADVPLPEARLAAATQRAIRDAALGEGLPSETPAWKTLPSWHIFGTADKNIPPAAMRFMAERAGSRKTVELEGASHSSMVSNPDAVAGLILEALS; translated from the coding sequence ATGACCGCCCCCACCGTCGTGCTCGTGCACGGTGCCTTCGCCGAATCCGCCAGCTGGAACGGTGTCATCGCCGCGCTCCGTGACGAGGGCGTCAGCGCCATCGCCACCCCGAATGCGCTGCGCAGTGTCGCGACCGACGCCGACAACGTGCGTCGCGCCGTCGAGGCGGTGGGCGGGCCGGTCGTGCTCGTCGGTCACTCCTACGGTGGCGCCGTGATCTCGGAGGCCGCCGTCGGAAGCGACGCGGTGACGGGCCTGGTCTACGTCTCGGCGTTCTCGCCCGACCACGGCGAGACCGCCCTCGAGCTGAGCAACCGCTACCCGGGCAGCACGCTCGGCGAGACCGTGCGCCCCATCCCCCTCGGCGACGGCAGCAACGACCTCATCGTCGACCGCGAGCTCTTCCCCGGCCAGTTCTGCGCCGACGTCCCCCTGCCCGAGGCACGGCTGGCCGCCGCCACGCAGCGGGCCATCCGCGACGCCGCGCTCGGCGAGGGGCTCCCGTCGGAGACCCCGGCCTGGAAGACCCTTCCCTCGTGGCACATCTTCGGCACGGCCGACAAGAACATCCCTCCCGCGGCGATGCGCTTCATGGCCGAGCGCGCCGGTTCGCGCAAGACCGTCGAGCTCGAGGGTGCGTCGCACTCCAGCATGGTGTCGAACCCGGATGCGGTGGCGGGGCTCATCCTCGAAGCCCTGTCGTAG
- a CDS encoding SRPBCC family protein: MPVIESRCVVPVSPEVAFAVSQTTGEIRMRWDPFIRRQHLLDGATVPAKGVRTFTVQRFGLRMMSEYVSYNPPSNVGMRMTKGSWFFERLAGGWRFDPAEGEPGSTLAVWRYNFACRPRWLAPLAERIGAGVLQRDIDRRIRGFARGCTDAVVLEAVRRG; the protein is encoded by the coding sequence GTGCCCGTCATCGAATCCCGTTGCGTCGTGCCGGTGAGTCCCGAGGTCGCGTTCGCGGTGTCACAGACGACCGGGGAGATCCGGATGCGGTGGGATCCGTTCATCCGTCGTCAACACCTGCTCGACGGCGCGACGGTGCCCGCGAAGGGGGTGCGCACGTTCACCGTGCAGCGGTTCGGCCTGCGCATGATGAGCGAGTACGTGTCGTACAACCCGCCGTCGAACGTGGGGATGCGCATGACGAAGGGCTCCTGGTTCTTCGAACGGCTCGCCGGTGGCTGGCGGTTCGACCCGGCCGAGGGCGAACCAGGCAGCACGCTCGCGGTGTGGCGGTACAACTTCGCCTGCCGGCCGCGCTGGCTGGCGCCGCTCGCCGAGCGCATCGGAGCGGGCGTGCTGCAGCGCGACATCGACCGGCGCATCCGCGGCTTCGCGCGGGGGTGCACCGATGCCGTCGTGCTGGAGGCCGTGCGGCGCGGCTGA
- a CDS encoding pyridoxamine 5'-phosphate oxidase family protein, with amino-acid sequence MTDDTTASTRTGSDDDPVAKLAELLGDFRFAMLTTLDSTGKLTAHPLTVQETEFDGDLWFLVSRSSSAVADLTAEPRAGVSLSSNDSWVSLSGRAWLVDDTAKVRELWSPVVEAWFQNGPDDPDVGLLKFEAESAEYWNTPGGRVASLLSFVKAKVTGEPYEGENAKVDL; translated from the coding sequence ATGACCGACGACACCACTGCATCCACCCGCACCGGCTCCGACGACGACCCGGTGGCCAAGCTCGCCGAGCTCCTCGGCGACTTCCGCTTCGCCATGCTCACGACCCTCGATTCCACCGGCAAGCTCACCGCGCATCCGCTCACCGTGCAGGAGACGGAGTTCGACGGAGACCTCTGGTTCCTCGTCTCGCGCAGCTCGTCCGCCGTCGCCGATCTCACGGCCGAGCCGCGCGCCGGCGTCTCGCTGAGCTCGAACGACTCGTGGGTGTCGCTCTCGGGCCGGGCCTGGCTGGTCGACGACACCGCGAAGGTGCGCGAGCTGTGGAGTCCGGTCGTGGAGGCCTGGTTCCAGAACGGGCCGGACGACCCCGACGTGGGGCTGCTGAAGTTCGAGGCCGAGTCGGCCGAGTACTGGAACACCCCGGGCGGCCGTGTGGCGTCGCTCCTCAGCTTCGTGAAAGCCAAGGTGACCGGCGAGCCCTACGAGGGCGAGAACGCGAAGGTCGATCTCTGA